The genomic DNA TGGCCTTTTTTCCAACAGAATTTTCTGAGGAACAGTTTTGCCCTGTTTTCAGTTTTCCCTATGAATTCAAAGGTTTCTAATTGACTAAAGCCCATATGCACAAGATAATTCCTGTGCAAGATGTTTTATAATTACCTAAAACAATTCTTGATCTACATCAAAAACAAGGCATTTTTATTTGATGAGGATGAATGATCATTTGCCGTCACCGCTTTTTGTATATTTTCTCTATCACATCCTTCAATCGATTTGAAGAAAACAATAATGACCCGCTCCGGTCTTGACATCGTCGCAGCAAAATTTCCCAAAGAACTTGCCGGGAAAAAGATCGGCCTGCTCTGCCACGCCGCTTCGATCACGTCGAAATACCGCCATGCCGTTGATGTTTTTCTCAAATCCCCCTGCAAGCTCGCGGCCCTGTTCGGCCCGCAGCACGGCATGTTCGGCCAGACCCAGGACAACATGGTGGAATGGCAGGGATACACTCATCCGGTGCTGAAGATCCCGGTGTACAGCCTTTATGGCGAAACCAGGAAGCCCGGCAGGGAAAGCCTTTCGGCGCTCGATGCGTTCGTGGTTGATTTGCAGGACGTGGGCGCGCGCCCCTACACATACGTCTGGACCGTCAAGCTTTGCATGGAGGCTTGCAGCCAGGCAGGCATCCCTTTATGGATTCTTGACAGACCAAACCCGATCGCGGCGCTGCCGTTTGACGGCCCAATGCTTTCGGACAAATTTCATTCGTTTGTCGGCGGCGCGCCGATTCCGCTTTGTCACAGAATGACGATGGGAGAGATGGCGCTGCTCCTTAAAAACTTTTATTTTCCTACTGTCAACCTGCAGGTCGTTTGGATGAAAGGATGGCAAAGGAATTCCCTGTGGCCCGAAACCGGCTTGCCATGGGTGCTGCCGTCTCCAAATATACCAACATTTGATACGGCGGTGGTGTATCCCGGCACAGTCCTTCTTGAGGCGACAAACCTATCGGAAGGGCGTGGCACAACACGGCCGTTTGAAATCATCGGAGCGCCGTATCTTGACGCGGATAAACTGGTGAAAGAAATCGCACCATACGATCTTAAAGGATGTGTTTTCCGTAAGCACGATTTTATGCCGACGTTCCAGAAATGGCAGGGTAAATATTGTTATGGCCTGCAGGTGCACGTGACCGATCCCCGAAAGTACGAACCGGTCCTTACAACGGCGGCGCTGCTTCAGGCTGTCATCAAACATTCGGATGGCCAATTCTCATTTAAACAGCCGCCCTACGAATACGACACGGTCAACATGCCATTCGATATCCTGTCCGGCGACACGACCCTGCGGAATGCCTTCATGCGCGGTGCTGACCTGCGCAAGGAAAAAGAATCCTGGAAGCAATCGTATAAAGCGTTTCTTCCCGTCTTTAAAAATGTCTCGCATTATCCGGAGAAGGCTTCGTGACCGGATTCATTCTCGCAGCCGGATTCGGCACGCGGCTCAAGCCGCTTACCGACCATGTTCCCAAGGCGCTTGTCCCGGTTTGCGGCATTCCGCTGTTAAAAAGAGCGCATGATTTCTTCTCGGCAAACGGATTTGACAGGATTGCGGTCAACTCGCACCACCATCCTGAGCAAGTGCAGGATTTTATAACTGATGCAAAACTTGACTGCGTTATATTCCATGAGGCGGGAAAAATCAGGGGCACCGGAGGCGCGCTGTTTTTTGCGAGGGACTTTCTTGCGGATGAGGAATATTTCTGCGTCGCAAATGTTGATATCGTTGCCACGCTTGATCTTAGGTCGCTGTTTGGGGCGTTTGTTAACATGAGTTGCGGCGCGGGACTTGTTTCTATTGTGTCAACCCGTGGTACGCTGTGGTACGATGCGGAAACAAAAGACTATATCGGCGCGCGGTCGGAACAATCCGGGGTTCCCGGCGGATGCAGGGGAGAGCCCCGCGGCGCTGAATTCATGGGAATAGCTTTTTACAAAAAGGAAATCATCAACCTTCTCACTGCAGAGGATTTTTCCATTCTTCCCGTGTGGAAACGCTGCCGGGAGCAGGGAATGTCAGTGAAAATCATTGAGGCAAAGCCGGACTATTGGATTGATTTAGGTACTCCCGCAACCTTGGCCGGAATTCATTTTGACGTTCTTGACGAAAAGTGCCGGCTTGCGGTTCCGGAGCACCTGATCGTTGACGGGAAAAAGAAAAAGGCATGTCCGCGATCGTTTGATATGTCGCTGCGGGAAAGACTGGGACCCTATTCGTGGGTCGATGCACCGTTCATGCCCTCGTCCTGCGAAATTTCACGCTCAATTATTTTCAGCGATGCCGTTGTCCCTGAACACGCAATCGTAAAAAACTCACTTTTTACAAAATACGGGGCGATCTCCTTTGGCTCCTGAGCCTGTACTATTGACACCTGCGCAAAAGACGTTTCTTGCAGACGTGATACCGTCTTTCAGCCCGGATTCGTGGTCGATCACCTCGGCAGGAAACGCCGGCTCCGACCGCAGGTTTGTCCGGATAAAAGCGCCTGTTAAAAACGACTCATATATCCTGGTTGTCTGGGACAGCAGCGACCACGACTGGCGCCGTTTTCTTTCCATCCAGAAGGATGTCTCGGCGCATGTGCCGTTTTTGCCGGCTATTTTTGCCAGCGACGACGGCCACGGCCTTATCCTTGAGGAAGACCTGGGTGCATTGACATTAAAGAAATATTGCGCATCAGGAGCGGCGACAGCGGCATCCATGGAGGCGATCTACAAAAAGGCGCTCGACGCGCTTGTGCAATGGCAGCAGCTTGACATCGGAGCAAGCGCAACGATTGCGGCGCGCGACATGGACCTCGAGATGTTTTTGTGGGAAAGCGACTATTTCACCCAGCACTGCGTGCGGGAATATTTCGGACTCGAAAAGCTGGTCTCCGCCGAATGGGAAAATGAGCGCCGGGCCATAGCCCGGGAAGCGGCCGGCTTGCCGAAGGTATGCATCCACCGGGATTTCCAATCCGAAAACATCATGCTGGCGGCTGAAAAAATACGGTTTGTTGATTTTCAGGGCGCACGCCGCGGCCCGGCCGGTTACGACGTGGCGTCGCTGTTGCTCGATCCCTATGTGAAGCAACTCACGCCGGCGTTTTCCGGGCTGCTGCTTGAATATTATATGTCAATAGCGCCGGGCAACATCGATGAACGGTCATTCAAAATTTGCGCGTTGCAAAGGCTCATGCAGGCGCTCGGGGCATTTGCCAATTTATCCATCCATAAAGGGAAGGAATGGTATCGCGCGTTTATTCCGGTTGCGCTTAAACGGCTGGAGCTAATGGCTGATGGGCAGAGTATGTTCCCCGTGCTTCAGGAAATCGTCCGGGCATGTGGTGAAGCGTGCAAGAAGAAATGCTGAGGGTTATTGTGCCGGATAATCCAACAACGTTCCCCTATTCAACAGCCATTGCGGGTCAAAAGCGGTTTTAATCGCCCTCATTTCCGCGATCGCTTTTTTACCGTACATTTCCCTCAGATATGCCGTCTTCAATTTTCCTATCCCATGCTCCGCCGAGACCGTGCCGCCGGCCGAAATCGCGGCCGCCATGAGTTCCCCGTACAGCTCTTTTGCTGTCGCCATTTCTTGCGAGTTGCGCGGAATCAGATTGATGTGCAGGTGAAAATCGCCGAGGTGGCCGAACGCCGCATGCGCCAGACCGCTGGCCTTGACCTTGTCGATGCTCCAATCAAAGGTTTCCTCGAATTTTCCCGATGCGAGAGCGGTGTCCGTCGAGATTTTGCGTATATCCGGGTGATCACGCTTGTACCGGGCGATGGCGCTGTTGACCGCCTCGGGAATGCCGTGCCGTATCGCCTTGAGCTTCTCAATTTCCTTTGGTTTGAATCCGCTCCAGGTATCATCAAAGGAAGAACCGTGGCTCGACAGCGATTCCTCCCATTTGTCCATTTGATCCTCAAACTGCGCGCCGCTATCGTCGCGGCATTCCCAATAGACGGCATATTTTTTGTCCGGCGGGAAATCGGGAAGAGCAAAAGGCAAATCTTTTTTCACCGATTCAAGGAACGCGACGGCAGTCTCGTCAAAATATTCTATTGCGAGAACCTGTTGTTGATCTCTAAGAAAAGATGCGAATCCAAAGGCCGCTTTTCTGGAAGGAAAAAAACTGAGTCCGGCCGCAAAAAAAGGTTTCGGCGCCAGCCTGATTCCCACCATTGAAAAAATCCCGAGCGTTCCTTCCGAACCGATAAAAAGGTCTATGAGATCCATGTCGTCCGCCGCATAATATCCGCTCGCGTTTTTAATTGCGGGGATTCTATAGGCAGGCGCGTTGACGGAAAAGACGCTTCCCTGGCCGGTAGTGACAGCAAAAACGCCGTTACGTGCCTTGCAGTCGCCGCGCTTCAAATTGAGCGTGCCGCCGTTTGCAAGCACAACCGAAAGGGAATGCACCCAGGCACGCGTCGGCCCGAAATGGAAGGACCGCGCGCCGGACGCGTTCGTCGCCACCGTGCCGCCGAGCTGCGCCGTTGTTTCGGTGGGGTCTGGCGGATACAGCCATTGCTTTCCTTCAAGCAGGTTTGTTCCGGGAACCGGATACGGCCATGCCCGGGGCCGATCAAGAAAGGCCGCGATATTTTCAAGCGTAATTCCCGGCTCGCATAAGAGCACCCGCGTGCCATCGTCGCTTTTGTCAACACTGAGGATTCTGTTCGTCTCCGATATGCAGATTGCGGTGCAGCCGTCTGTCGGCACGCATCCGCCGGCTATTCCGGTCTTGCCGCCAATTACGGTGATTGGGGTACCGTCGCGGTTGCAACCGCGAACAACGGAAAGAAGGTCGTTCAGGTTTTGCGGAAAGTAAACCTTTTCCGGAATTCCCAGTGTAAAGCGGGACTCGTCGTACAGAAGCTCGGGCGCCGCTTCCCGAATGGTTTCTCTGCCGATAAATGATTTCATGAGGGTCGAATAAGGTTGGGGAGGCGGTCAAGCCCGGCGAATGTTTCTCAGATACTCGTTGAACAGGTAAAATCCCAGCCTCACCTGCAGGGACGTTGTTTCTTCTTCCGCCTCCTGTTGCGTACAGAGGCACACGGCGGTGGACTCGCCGTCGCTTTTGCTGCCTGCCTTTCGCCCTTCAAACGAGGAGAATTCCTCATTGGAAAGGGGCACAATGCATCCAAAGTAAAAAATTCCCTCGTCGCATGCGCCGGGCGAACTGTAGAGCGGGCCTTTATGAAGGGGGCGCAGGGCTTCCGTGGTGATTGAAAGGCCCGTTTCCTCTAAAAGTTCTTTTACCGCGACCGCTTCAACGTTATTTATTTCACGGTCAAGCATTCCCGCGGGAAATTCCAGATTGAGCGTGCCGTTGCCGATCCTTCGCTGCCGGATCATCAGATATCGCTCGACGCCCGTGTCCTTGTTCCTCAGCAGCGCCACGACGATCGCGGCATGCCCGCGGATGAAAATGTATTTGGGGAGCTTTTTTTTCTGCGGATCAGTGACGTTTGCCTCGCAGAGCGCGAACAGGAGCTCGCCGTTTTTGCTGTGGAGCAGGGAAATGGGCGTGAGACCGTTGATCGTGCAGCCGGCATCGCGAAGGGCCTTTTCCCATTGAAGCACTTTGGGCTCGGAGCGGAAGTCGGAGGGAAGCATGATTTTGTTTTAAAATAACATGTTCGGATGAGATAAAGTATATGAATTTTTATGTGCTATTTTAGTGAAGGGATCCTAATGGATTAGATCCATCGTAAACCGATTGCTAAAGATCTATGACATTGCAGGACGGCTGGTTTGCTCGCTTGTCAAGAAGAAGCAGGCCGGTGGAAGGTATGCTGTTGTCCCGCCTGTAGAGAATATACGATCGGGCAATTATCTTTATTCATTTACCGCAGGGGAGTATAAGGTACAGAATAAATTTGTTATCATCCGATAACATTTTGAGTTTTGCGTCCTTTGCGAGAGATTTTTTTAAAAAAATACTTACACCACCGACCCCGACTCCCTCCACACCGAATACTTCACCCGGTCTTTTCCCTCTTTTTTCGCGGCGTACATCAGGGCGTCGGTCTTTTTGATGATCTCCTCCACGCTCGAGGGTGGGCGGATGAAGGTCATGACGCCGATGGAGAACGTCACCGGCCAGCGCGCCCGGTTCATCCGTTCGTCGAGTACCGCATGCACCTTGTCAATCACCGCCTGCGCCTGCCCGTCGCCGGTCTCAGAGAGCAGCAGCACGAACTCGTCGCCGCCGAGGCGCGCGAAGAGGTCGGTGGAACGTATGTTTTTCAGGATCGTCGCGGCGACGGTGCGGAGCACCAGGTCGCCGGTGTCGTGTCCCATGGTGTCGTTGATTGCCTTGAAATCGTCGAGATCAATGTAGGCGAGGGAGAAGGGGTGCTTGTACCGTTGCGCCCGGTCAATTTCGATCATAGCGCCCTCGAAAAAGGCCCTGCGGTTTGCGGCACCGGTGAGCATGTCATTCCGCGCGAGGTTTTTTTCCGACGCCAGCGCGGTCTTTAGACGTGAGAGGATTTCGACGACAATCAGGAAAATGCAGAATTTCACGGTGACGTTCCAGTACGGCACGATCGGATGCGAATACGATGAATGGGAAATGACGTCGGAAAAAAACCACGCCGCCGCGCCGACCACCGCAATGATTCTGCCCGCATGCCGACCCGAATACCATGTCGCCATCAGAATGGGAAGCAGGTAAAACACCAGAAATGAGAGATCGGGGCCCGTGATGTTGTCGAACACCCAAAAGAAGATGATGGCGACGATGTAAAAAAGGTAGAGTACGGGCTGAGGAACCGAATAAATGAATTGAGATAAACGCATGGTGTCTCTATAGGATAAGTATAGAATAAAGGCAGAAAAACTACCACTTAAACAGTATTTTTGCCGATTTCCACCCGGCGGCGAGGAGCACCGAAAAGGCGGTGAGGACGAGGACGCCGGGAATTCCCTTGAGAACAAAACAAAAAACGGCAAGGAAGGGAAAGAGAAGGAGCAGTCCCGCAAGCATGAATTTTTCCAGGTACACGAGAAAGACATATTTGCGGAACTCTGATGGCTTCTCGCAATAATAGCGGAGGAAGCGCATGCCCTCCTGGTTCCATTTTCCCTTGAGCCGCTTGTGGCGGGCGAACTGAACCATGATGTCGTTCCATCCGTTTTTTTCGGCATAATGCTTGAGAAACGGCGTGGTGAAGCGCACGTGGCCGGTGTCGAGCATGATGTCGATCATAGGGGGAATGAGTTCTTTCTCACCAGGCATGCTCTCGTAAGCGCTGTGGAGAAAGTGGAACGCCCTGAGGTTGTCTCCCTGTTCACGGTAAAAGTCCGCGAGAAACCAGTAGTCCTCGATGCAGTACGGGTGCTCCTGCCTTATGACGGCGTACACGAATTTTTCCATTGCGGAAAAATTACCCATGTTCCGCAGGTGATGGTAGTAATCGCGCATGATTTCAGGATTATGCGGCTCGAGCGCGAGTGCGGCCTCAAACACCTTCTGCGCTTCCTTGTTTTCCTGTTTTTCCGAATAGGCGATGGCCTTGACGCGGAGCGCCTCGGCGTCGATGGGCGAAACGTCGAGCGCCTTGTTTGCCGACTGGAGGGCGAGGTCGAGCCTGCCGCTGTTAAGGTAGGCGTAGGCGCAGTCGACATACCCCACCGGTGAATTGGGATACAGGCGCACCGTTTCCTGCGCGAGCGCGAGTGCGTCGTCCATCTGGTCGTTCTGGGAAAGGCAGAACACGAGCCGCGACAGGGTCCTGATGTTTCTCGGCGATTGTTTCAGGTACTCCTGGTACAGCGCCACGCTCTTGTGCGGTTCGCCGCGGAAGAGGAAATGGTCGGCCAAAAGGTCGCGCGCCTCGTCGAACTGTGGATTGAGCTGGAGCGCGGTTTTAAAGCAAGTCTCGGCATTTTCGTGATCCCCGATGCGCTCGTAGGTGATGGCGGCGTTGCGGAACGTGTCGGGATTGTCAGTCCCTATTTTCAGGGCTTTTTCGAAATAACCGATGGCCCGGTCGAACTGGTTCAGCTCGGTGCAGTACCAAATCATGGCGCTGAGCACCGCCTCGACATCGGGATTGTACCGTTCGGCGCGCAAAAGATATTTGGCCGCTTTTTTAAAGTGGTCGAGCTGGGCAAAGGCATAGAACAGGCCGAGCAGCACGTCCACGTTTTTCTTGTCGAGCTTGAGGCTTTTATAAAGGTAGGGGATCGCTTCGCGGGGATTGTTCTTTTCCATGTAAACGCGGGAGTAAAGAAAATACAGTTCCCATTCGTCCTGGTACAAAACGGCGTACGGCTCCAGAAGGGCGAGGGCATCGTCGCAGAGGCCTATGTCGAGGAGGTCTTCGACCCGGTCGGACAGATCCTGTATTTCGAGCCATTCTTCCATGAAACGGTGGTTCCTTGCGGGAAAAAATAATTGATAATGAAAGGACGCGGACGGAATTTTAGGGAAGCGCCGCAGGCGGGACTCCTGGCCAGGTTGTCAGAAGTAGAAACCCGGCTGGTGACGGATCACGGTGTTGCCGCGGAGGTAGTATCGGTCGAGCTTGGTGCTCAGCCCGCATAGGATCTCGTACCCGATCGTCTGCGCATGGAGCGCCACGTCGTCCGGACTGATGTATTCGCCGTCCTGATATCCGATTGCCACGACTTCGTCGCCGATGGAAAAATCAGGTTTCGCACCGGCGTCCACCATGATGAAATCCATGGTGACCGTGCCCGCAATGGTGTACCGTTTTCCCTTGATCAGCACCTGGCCCTTGTTGGAAAGCAGGCGGGGCAGGCCGATGCCGTAGCCGAGGGGGATGGTGGCGATACAGGTTTCGGAGGACGTGACATAACGGCCGCCATAGCTGACGCAGGTGCCTTTCGGAACCCGTTTGATCTTTGCGACTTTTGCCTTGAGCGAAATCACGGATTTAAGATGCAGCGGAAAATCTTGCGCCGGGTCCGGTTTGCATCCGTAAAGGGCGATGCCGGGACGCACGAGCGTGCATTCCGGCGAGACCGGAAAGCGCATGATCGCGGCGCTGTTTGCGTAATGGATGAGCTTCGGCGAGATGCCGTTCTGGTGAAGCAGGTCAAGCGCTCCCCTGAACCGTTTGAGCTGGAGGGCGACGGTATCGGTGTCGGGGCGGTCCGCGCAGGCCAAATGGGTATAAGCGCCCTCACAAATCAGTTTTCGGTTTGCCGTAAGCAGCGGAATCACCTGTGAAATCTGTTCCGGTCGCACCCCCAGGCGCCCCATGCCGGTATCGATGTTCAGGTGAAATTTTACCGGTGCGCCTGATTCGTTCCCTGGCCCAAGGTCAAGCGGGTCGTTGCAGGAAAAACTGACGTTGTTTTGGTTTCCCCAGGAGATTTCCTCGGCCGAGCACGGGCCGAGGATCAGGACCGGCAGCGTGACGCCATTGTCCCTGAGCACGCGCGCTTCGCCGGCGGTGGCCACGGCGAGCCATGCAACGCCGCTTTGCTGGAGAGCGCTGCTTACCATGACCGAGCCGCATCCGTAGGCAAGGTCCTTGACAACCGCCATAATGCCTTTTCCGCTTGGCGCGGTGCGCCGTATTTCCGCCAGATTATCAAGGAGGTTGTCTAAGGACACTTCGATATAAGGATTGCAGGATGTTTTATCGTTCACGGTTTGTTTTTCCTGGATGAGTGAATGATTGATGCCAGTTTTAGCGCATTTTTCGTTATCTCATCATATCGTTCCGATTGAATAATGCTCTCGCTGATGAAAGAGGCGCCGGTGAACAGGCCTGATGCGCCGGCTTTCCGGTAAGCTTCCGCATTGTCAATATTCACGCCACCGCAGGGGAATAAGATCGCTTCAGGAAAAGGAGCACTGAGCGACTTGATGTAGGCAGGGCCGCCCACGGCGTTGCAAGGGAAAACTTTTATACCAGACGCACCCGCCTTAATGGCGTTTTCAATTTCGGTGGGCGTGAGGGCGCCTGGGAAACACGGGACATCCGCCGAAATGCATGCTTTGATGACTTCCGGGTTCGAGTCCGGGCTCACGATGTATTGAGCGCCGGCTTCGATGGCGTCACGTACTGATTCCGGGTCGAGAACGGTTCCGGCGCCGAGAAGAAGATCTTTGCCGAAGCGTTTGGCGACCTTTGTAATTATCGTCAGCGAACCGGGAAATGAAAGGGGAAGTTCCAGAACAGGGACCGAGCCTTTGATGAGGGCCTCGGCGACGACAATGGCATTGCCCTCTGACGATGTGCGGAAAATAGGGATAATGCCGATATCGAGGAGAGTAAAAAGCGTTCCGGATTTTCTCATGCTGGCGCGTCCTTCGATGCATTTGTCAGGAAAGTTTTTTATCGCAGATCTCCCACGCATCGTCCTTGCGTTTCCGGAAAAAGCACGAAAAATACCCTTCATGGCAGGCCGCGCCGGTCTGGTCCACTTTGAAAAGCAGGGAATCGCCGTCGCAGTCAGCATACACTTCGCGCACGGCCTGAAAATGACCCGATGTCTCCCCCTTGAGCCACCGCTTTTTCCTGCTCCTGCTGAAATACACCATTCTGCCAGTGGCAAATGTTTCCTCCAGCGTTGCGCGGTCCATGTATGCAACCATGAGCACGCGATTGGTGCTGTAATCCTGGGCGATTGCCGGCACCAGGCCGTTTGCGTCGAATTTTATAAAATCAATTAGGTTCATTGTTCACTTCGATCTTTCAACTCTCAACTTTTAACTTCTTATCTGTCCATTTCCCCTCACCACCCATTTGTATGTCGTCAAGTCAGCCACGCCCATGGGCCCTCTCGCGTGCAGCTTGTCCGTGGAAATGCCGATCTCGGCGCCCATGCCGTATTCACCGCCGTCGGAGAAACGGGTGCTCGCATTCACCATGACCGACGAGGAATCAACAAGCCGCACGAACTGGTCGGCCTCCTCCTTTGAGTCGGTGACGATGGCGTCGGTATGGTGGGAGCCGAAGGCGTTGATGTGCGAAATTGCCTCGCCGACGTTGTCGACCACGCGCACGGCAAGCCGCAAATCAAGGTATTCGGCGAACCAGTCGTCGCGCGTGGCACGTTTTGCCGACGGCACGAGCCTGCGCACCGCTGGATCGCCGTAGAGGATAACGCCTTTTTCAACGAGCGCCGAAAGGATTTT from Chitinivibrionales bacterium includes the following:
- a CDS encoding DUF1343 domain-containing protein; amino-acid sequence: MTRSGLDIVAAKFPKELAGKKIGLLCHAASITSKYRHAVDVFLKSPCKLAALFGPQHGMFGQTQDNMVEWQGYTHPVLKIPVYSLYGETRKPGRESLSALDAFVVDLQDVGARPYTYVWTVKLCMEACSQAGIPLWILDRPNPIAALPFDGPMLSDKFHSFVGGAPIPLCHRMTMGEMALLLKNFYFPTVNLQVVWMKGWQRNSLWPETGLPWVLPSPNIPTFDTAVVYPGTVLLEATNLSEGRGTTRPFEIIGAPYLDADKLVKEIAPYDLKGCVFRKHDFMPTFQKWQGKYCYGLQVHVTDPRKYEPVLTTAALLQAVIKHSDGQFSFKQPPYEYDTVNMPFDILSGDTTLRNAFMRGADLRKEKESWKQSYKAFLPVFKNVSHYPEKAS
- a CDS encoding sugar phosphate nucleotidyltransferase, which codes for MTGFILAAGFGTRLKPLTDHVPKALVPVCGIPLLKRAHDFFSANGFDRIAVNSHHHPEQVQDFITDAKLDCVIFHEAGKIRGTGGALFFARDFLADEEYFCVANVDIVATLDLRSLFGAFVNMSCGAGLVSIVSTRGTLWYDAETKDYIGARSEQSGVPGGCRGEPRGAEFMGIAFYKKEIINLLTAEDFSILPVWKRCREQGMSVKIIEAKPDYWIDLGTPATLAGIHFDVLDEKCRLAVPEHLIVDGKKKKACPRSFDMSLRERLGPYSWVDAPFMPSSCEISRSIIFSDAVVPEHAIVKNSLFTKYGAISFGS
- a CDS encoding phosphotransferase; this translates as MAPEPVLLTPAQKTFLADVIPSFSPDSWSITSAGNAGSDRRFVRIKAPVKNDSYILVVWDSSDHDWRRFLSIQKDVSAHVPFLPAIFASDDGHGLILEEDLGALTLKKYCASGAATAASMEAIYKKALDALVQWQQLDIGASATIAARDMDLEMFLWESDYFTQHCVREYFGLEKLVSAEWENERRAIAREAAGLPKVCIHRDFQSENIMLAAEKIRFVDFQGARRGPAGYDVASLLLDPYVKQLTPAFSGLLLEYYMSIAPGNIDERSFKICALQRLMQALGAFANLSIHKGKEWYRAFIPVALKRLELMADGQSMFPVLQEIVRACGEACKKKC
- a CDS encoding FAD-binding oxidoreductase — its product is MKSFIGRETIREAAPELLYDESRFTLGIPEKVYFPQNLNDLLSVVRGCNRDGTPITVIGGKTGIAGGCVPTDGCTAICISETNRILSVDKSDDGTRVLLCEPGITLENIAAFLDRPRAWPYPVPGTNLLEGKQWLYPPDPTETTAQLGGTVATNASGARSFHFGPTRAWVHSLSVVLANGGTLNLKRGDCKARNGVFAVTTGQGSVFSVNAPAYRIPAIKNASGYYAADDMDLIDLFIGSEGTLGIFSMVGIRLAPKPFFAAGLSFFPSRKAAFGFASFLRDQQQVLAIEYFDETAVAFLESVKKDLPFALPDFPPDKKYAVYWECRDDSGAQFEDQMDKWEESLSSHGSSFDDTWSGFKPKEIEKLKAIRHGIPEAVNSAIARYKRDHPDIRKISTDTALASGKFEETFDWSIDKVKASGLAHAAFGHLGDFHLHINLIPRNSQEMATAKELYGELMAAAISAGGTVSAEHGIGKLKTAYLREMYGKKAIAEMRAIKTAFDPQWLLNRGTLLDYPAQ
- a CDS encoding NUDIX hydrolase, giving the protein MLPSDFRSEPKVLQWEKALRDAGCTINGLTPISLLHSKNGELLFALCEANVTDPQKKKLPKYIFIRGHAAIVVALLRNKDTGVERYLMIRQRRIGNGTLNLEFPAGMLDREINNVEAVAVKELLEETGLSITTEALRPLHKGPLYSSPGACDEGIFYFGCIVPLSNEEFSSFEGRKAGSKSDGESTAVCLCTQQEAEEETTSLQVRLGFYLFNEYLRNIRRA
- a CDS encoding GGDEF domain-containing protein; amino-acid sequence: MRLSQFIYSVPQPVLYLFYIVAIIFFWVFDNITGPDLSFLVFYLLPILMATWYSGRHAGRIIAVVGAAAWFFSDVISHSSYSHPIVPYWNVTVKFCIFLIVVEILSRLKTALASEKNLARNDMLTGAANRRAFFEGAMIEIDRAQRYKHPFSLAYIDLDDFKAINDTMGHDTGDLVLRTVAATILKNIRSTDLFARLGGDEFVLLLSETGDGQAQAVIDKVHAVLDERMNRARWPVTFSIGVMTFIRPPSSVEEIIKKTDALMYAAKKEGKDRVKYSVWRESGSVV
- a CDS encoding tetratricopeptide repeat protein, which encodes MEEWLEIQDLSDRVEDLLDIGLCDDALALLEPYAVLYQDEWELYFLYSRVYMEKNNPREAIPYLYKSLKLDKKNVDVLLGLFYAFAQLDHFKKAAKYLLRAERYNPDVEAVLSAMIWYCTELNQFDRAIGYFEKALKIGTDNPDTFRNAAITYERIGDHENAETCFKTALQLNPQFDEARDLLADHFLFRGEPHKSVALYQEYLKQSPRNIRTLSRLVFCLSQNDQMDDALALAQETVRLYPNSPVGYVDCAYAYLNSGRLDLALQSANKALDVSPIDAEALRVKAIAYSEKQENKEAQKVFEAALALEPHNPEIMRDYYHHLRNMGNFSAMEKFVYAVIRQEHPYCIEDYWFLADFYREQGDNLRAFHFLHSAYESMPGEKELIPPMIDIMLDTGHVRFTTPFLKHYAEKNGWNDIMVQFARHKRLKGKWNQEGMRFLRYYCEKPSEFRKYVFLVYLEKFMLAGLLLLFPFLAVFCFVLKGIPGVLVLTAFSVLLAAGWKSAKILFKW
- the alr gene encoding alanine racemase; this translates as MNDKTSCNPYIEVSLDNLLDNLAEIRRTAPSGKGIMAVVKDLAYGCGSVMVSSALQQSGVAWLAVATAGEARVLRDNGVTLPVLILGPCSAEEISWGNQNNVSFSCNDPLDLGPGNESGAPVKFHLNIDTGMGRLGVRPEQISQVIPLLTANRKLICEGAYTHLACADRPDTDTVALQLKRFRGALDLLHQNGISPKLIHYANSAAIMRFPVSPECTLVRPGIALYGCKPDPAQDFPLHLKSVISLKAKVAKIKRVPKGTCVSYGGRYVTSSETCIATIPLGYGIGLPRLLSNKGQVLIKGKRYTIAGTVTMDFIMVDAGAKPDFSIGDEVVAIGYQDGEYISPDDVALHAQTIGYEILCGLSTKLDRYYLRGNTVIRHQPGFYF
- a CDS encoding bifunctional 4-hydroxy-2-oxoglutarate aldolase/2-dehydro-3-deoxy-phosphogluconate aldolase, with the protein product MRKSGTLFTLLDIGIIPIFRTSSEGNAIVVAEALIKGSVPVLELPLSFPGSLTIITKVAKRFGKDLLLGAGTVLDPESVRDAIEAGAQYIVSPDSNPEVIKACISADVPCFPGALTPTEIENAIKAGASGIKVFPCNAVGGPAYIKSLSAPFPEAILFPCGGVNIDNAEAYRKAGASGLFTGASFISESIIQSERYDEITKNALKLASIIHSSRKNKP
- the hisI gene encoding phosphoribosyl-AMP cyclohydrolase, coding for MNLIDFIKFDANGLVPAIAQDYSTNRVLMVAYMDRATLEETFATGRMVYFSRSRKKRWLKGETSGHFQAVREVYADCDGDSLLFKVDQTGAACHEGYFSCFFRKRKDDAWEICDKKLS